The proteins below are encoded in one region of Microbacterium pygmaeum:
- a CDS encoding FAD-dependent monooxygenase: MVRRIVDTQVLIVGAGPTGLALAGELRRRGVDCALIDSLDAALSWDRATIVHPRPFRSLGLCSTRRCLAGRTGTTRTSPSWTGTR; the protein is encoded by the coding sequence GTGGTGAGAAGAATCGTGGACACGCAGGTGTTGATCGTCGGGGCCGGCCCGACAGGACTGGCTTTGGCCGGCGAGCTGCGACGGCGGGGTGTCGACTGCGCGCTGATCGATTCGCTCGATGCCGCGCTTTCGTGGGACCGCGCAACCATCGTCCACCCGCGCCCATTCCGGAGCCTTGGGCTGTGCTCGACACGACGCTGTCTGGCTGGCCGCACGGGCACGACGCGAACTTCGCCTTCCTGGACAGGGACTCGGTGA
- a CDS encoding glycoside hydrolase family 5 protein — protein sequence MFASDGRVDHWLRRGVNIGGVFDDRNSEPAVWSQRDHELTAIASVGFTHVRVPVRWWGHAGSTPPYRIDPIFATEVDRTIDRALHSGLGVVLSMHHADGVMSAEPAQVARVLALWAQVAARYADRRPGLAFDLLNEPRDALTPDRWNDILPLILGAVREIDRTRLVIIGGAQMGTLAGLVGIEPPADDALVLSLHYYEPFAFTHQAAPWESESAGWAGTRWGTASDRQAVTADLEAAARRARDLELPLYVGEFGTFHAADEHDRGAWTAWVRHELERLNLPWAYWDFATDFGLYDRERQHWRSHLLQSLIGPQRRPTGEDLCGLG from the coding sequence ATGTTCGCGTCAGACGGTCGTGTCGATCACTGGTTGCGCCGCGGCGTCAACATCGGCGGTGTCTTTGATGACCGGAACTCCGAGCCGGCTGTATGGAGCCAGCGTGATCATGAACTCACGGCGATCGCCTCGGTGGGGTTCACCCACGTGCGTGTACCGGTGAGATGGTGGGGACACGCTGGCAGCACGCCGCCCTACCGAATCGATCCCATCTTCGCCACGGAAGTGGACCGCACGATTGATCGGGCGCTGCACTCTGGGCTGGGTGTCGTGCTGTCCATGCATCACGCCGACGGGGTGATGTCGGCCGAGCCTGCGCAGGTGGCCCGCGTCCTCGCGCTCTGGGCGCAGGTCGCTGCGCGCTACGCGGACCGGCGACCAGGGCTGGCGTTCGATCTGCTGAACGAACCTCGCGACGCGCTGACACCCGATCGATGGAACGACATCCTGCCACTGATTCTGGGCGCGGTGCGCGAGATCGATCGGACTCGCCTGGTCATCATCGGTGGCGCGCAGATGGGAACCCTTGCAGGACTCGTCGGCATTGAGCCGCCGGCTGATGACGCGCTGGTCCTGAGCCTGCACTACTACGAGCCCTTCGCGTTCACACACCAGGCGGCCCCCTGGGAGTCCGAATCAGCGGGATGGGCCGGCACGCGGTGGGGGACGGCGTCCGACCGGCAGGCGGTCACCGCCGATCTCGAAGCCGCTGCCCGGCGAGCTCGCGACCTTGAACTGCCGCTTTACGTCGGTGAGTTCGGGACATTCCACGCCGCTGACGAGCACGACCGGGGGGCATGGACAGCCTGGGTGCGTCACGAGCTGGAGCGGCTGAACCTCCCGTGGGCGTACTGGGACTTCGCCACCGATTTCGGCCTCTACGACCGCGAACGTCAGCACTGGCGTTCTCATCTCCTTCAGTCATTGATCGGGCCGCAGCGTCGTCCCACGGGCGAGGATCTCTGCGGACTTGGTTAG
- a CDS encoding glycosyltransferase family 2 protein: protein MTLQPRVTVVIPCRDDADFLVHCLAALAAQERPADRVIVVDNGSSDASVDIARRFGATVVTERVIGIWPAAARGYDEALEDADIIARLDADSRPHPDWIARLTRAFVAEPTLGVLTGGAEFYGSSPLVNYLGERWYIGGGHYWIKKFLGIPLVYGSNFAMRAAVWRRVRTRVDRTNAGIHDDLDLTIRLRPSDGVRYDEELRMPVSARPLVTQRGLWRRVWRVVPTFAASWPEGAAWRRRDDDQATRRDEWIPEGDDLTPGDLAPGYGN, encoded by the coding sequence GTGACCCTCCAGCCGCGCGTCACGGTCGTCATCCCGTGCCGAGACGATGCGGATTTCCTCGTCCACTGCCTCGCGGCGCTCGCCGCCCAGGAGCGACCTGCCGACCGGGTCATCGTGGTCGACAACGGCAGCAGCGACGCCTCCGTCGACATCGCCCGCCGATTCGGCGCGACCGTCGTCACCGAGCGCGTCATCGGCATCTGGCCAGCCGCGGCGCGCGGTTACGACGAAGCCCTCGAGGACGCCGATATCATCGCGCGCCTCGACGCAGACTCGCGTCCCCACCCGGACTGGATCGCCCGCCTCACCCGCGCCTTCGTCGCCGAGCCGACGCTCGGCGTTCTCACCGGCGGTGCCGAGTTCTACGGATCGAGCCCGCTGGTGAACTATCTCGGCGAACGCTGGTACATCGGCGGCGGTCACTACTGGATCAAGAAGTTCCTCGGCATCCCGCTCGTCTACGGGTCGAACTTCGCCATGCGAGCGGCGGTGTGGCGGCGAGTGCGCACCCGGGTCGATCGCACGAATGCCGGCATCCACGACGATCTCGATCTCACCATCCGGCTGCGCCCGTCGGACGGCGTGCGCTACGACGAAGAGTTGCGGATGCCGGTCTCCGCACGGCCTCTGGTGACCCAGCGGGGTCTGTGGCGGCGCGTCTGGCGGGTCGTGCCGACCTTCGCCGCCAGCTGGCCCGAGGGCGCGGCATGGCGGCGGCGCGACGACGACCAGGCGACCCGGCGGGACGAGTGGATCCCGGAGGGCGACGACCTCACGCCCGGCGACCTCGCTCCCGGATACGGGAACTGA
- a CDS encoding DUF1345 domain-containing protein, translating to MSDARPAPRLSSEGARNLVALAIAAVVSVLALVGYAVFATLRFTADTVALTAFVFWIAYSLGFLILTQATFGRVDSETLRSWLAATNSPSRSLAIPATAAQWAVLAVIAVTLVLVLPGLLDSPLANTLSFAVVITAWLVTVTAYAVHYARLNTQEKSLEFPGEHGDQPVFADYYYLAAQLATTFSSSDVNILTTRARSVVTGQTYIGFAFSTFIIAMLISVLFLTN from the coding sequence ATGTCAGATGCCCGTCCCGCACCGCGCCTCAGTAGCGAGGGAGCACGCAATCTTGTCGCCCTCGCCATCGCTGCCGTCGTGTCCGTGCTCGCGCTCGTCGGGTATGCGGTTTTCGCGACGCTCCGATTCACGGCCGATACCGTCGCCCTCACCGCCTTCGTATTCTGGATCGCCTACTCCCTCGGGTTCCTGATCCTCACCCAGGCCACGTTCGGCAGGGTGGACTCCGAAACCCTCCGCAGCTGGCTCGCCGCAACGAACTCACCAAGCCGTAGTCTCGCGATCCCCGCCACCGCGGCCCAATGGGCCGTCCTCGCCGTCATTGCCGTCACCCTCGTCCTCGTGCTCCCCGGACTGCTGGACAGCCCACTCGCGAACACACTCAGCTTCGCCGTCGTGATCACCGCCTGGCTCGTCACCGTGACCGCGTATGCGGTGCACTACGCACGCCTGAACACTCAAGAAAAGTCCCTCGAATTTCCTGGCGAGCACGGCGACCAGCCCGTCTTCGCCGACTACTATTACCTCGCGGCCCAACTCGCCACGACCTTCTCCTCCTCAGACGTCAACATCCTGACCACCCGCGCACGCTCGGTCGTCACCGGGCAGACCTACATCGGTTTCGCGTTCAGCACCTTCATCATCGCCATGCTCATCAGCGTTCTCTTCCTCACCAATTAG
- a CDS encoding RNA-binding S4 domain-containing protein has protein sequence MTDAAVRVDAWLWAVRVYKTRSAATTACRAGHVRVNGERAKAAQPVRIGDELRVRIAGFDRILVVRQTISKRVGAVPAAAAVDDQTPPPPPREERAMVPFRDRGAGRPTKRERRDLEKLRGRDQDS, from the coding sequence ATGACGGATGCTGCGGTGCGTGTCGATGCGTGGCTGTGGGCGGTCCGGGTCTACAAGACCCGCTCCGCTGCGACCACGGCGTGTCGGGCCGGCCATGTGCGGGTCAACGGCGAGCGCGCGAAGGCCGCCCAGCCGGTGCGGATCGGCGACGAGCTGCGCGTGCGGATCGCCGGATTCGACCGGATCCTCGTGGTACGCCAGACGATCTCCAAGCGCGTCGGCGCGGTCCCGGCCGCGGCGGCTGTCGATGACCAGACGCCGCCTCCACCGCCGCGCGAGGAACGGGCGATGGTGCCGTTCCGCGACCGGGGTGCCGGCCGCCCCACCAAGCGGGAGCGCCGCGACCTCGAGAAGCTGCGCGGCCGCGATCAGGACAGCTGA
- a CDS encoding L,D-transpeptidase yields MTDGEVSGAPRSGTRASRTRRAVWITLAVVVLVTAGIVTALLLRPAVPAASEPTPSPSRSAGPTPPPTPTPTPTPTGFPANSTVYDLAALSQIDVFAVNAGLPIDDDPFGALTGEAATSIGDGAPVFGDPVGQPVGFLPREYTFGGTTAPIIERQEHWVKVLLVGRQSVPSQGNPAQVMGWLRTKDVAIAPLDALVEVDLTARTIDIVRAGVPERIATDFASGTSDTPTPLGRTYVMTTLVEPSFGYTRGYPLVYLAVQSPTLDGFGGADVAVTAFHYHDERSGSISNGCLRVDPAAIEALAALPAGTPVIVRP; encoded by the coding sequence ATGACCGACGGGGAGGTCAGCGGCGCGCCGAGGTCAGGCACCCGCGCCTCGCGCACGCGGCGTGCGGTCTGGATCACGCTCGCGGTCGTCGTGCTCGTGACGGCGGGGATCGTGACCGCGCTGCTGCTGCGACCGGCCGTTCCCGCGGCATCCGAGCCCACTCCGTCGCCCTCTCGCAGCGCGGGTCCCACGCCTCCGCCGACACCGACACCCACCCCGACGCCGACCGGGTTCCCCGCCAACAGCACCGTCTACGATCTCGCCGCGCTCTCGCAGATCGACGTGTTCGCCGTGAACGCGGGGCTCCCGATCGATGACGACCCGTTCGGGGCCTTGACCGGGGAAGCCGCCACGTCGATCGGTGACGGGGCTCCGGTCTTCGGCGATCCGGTCGGCCAACCGGTCGGCTTCCTTCCCCGCGAGTACACGTTCGGCGGGACGACGGCCCCGATCATCGAGCGCCAGGAGCACTGGGTGAAGGTGCTGCTGGTGGGTCGGCAGTCCGTCCCTTCGCAGGGGAATCCGGCCCAGGTCATGGGATGGCTGCGCACGAAGGACGTGGCGATCGCGCCGCTGGATGCGCTCGTCGAGGTCGATCTCACTGCGCGCACGATAGACATCGTCCGCGCAGGCGTCCCCGAACGGATCGCGACTGATTTCGCGTCCGGGACCTCGGACACCCCCACGCCCCTCGGCCGCACGTACGTGATGACCACGCTCGTGGAACCGTCGTTCGGCTACACCCGCGGCTACCCGCTCGTCTATCTCGCAGTGCAGTCGCCCACCCTCGACGGGTTCGGCGGTGCCGACGTCGCCGTCACCGCATTCCACTACCACGACGAGCGATCCGGCTCGATCTCCAACGGCTGTCTCCGCGTGGACCCCGCGGCGATCGAGGCGCTCGCCGCCCTGCCGGCGGGGACGCCGGTGATCGTCCGGCCGTAG
- a CDS encoding VOC family protein — MAEPISAKQFHAEAGTAGWHVLYGGAQTVFPTNSFATGVEFIRRIAVAAASLGREPDIDLRPEAVVVRTASTPRGRLDTADVELARRVSDIAAELGLAPDPSHLHTIQIAIAQAEGVSTRDFWAAALGYESLGGFIVDPLRRGPRMWFDEIAAPGRGRTHIDVAVPNDRAQERVAAVLRAGGRLADDANAPDWWTFASPDNHGVDIAAWGDVHDQA, encoded by the coding sequence ATGGCCGAACCGATCAGCGCAAAGCAGTTTCACGCCGAAGCGGGAACAGCCGGCTGGCACGTCCTCTACGGAGGTGCGCAGACCGTCTTTCCCACCAACTCGTTCGCAACAGGCGTGGAGTTCATCCGACGCATTGCGGTCGCGGCGGCCTCGCTCGGTCGCGAGCCGGACATCGACTTACGACCCGAAGCCGTGGTCGTTCGCACCGCGTCAACACCGCGCGGGCGACTGGACACCGCCGATGTCGAGCTCGCGCGGCGCGTCTCCGACATCGCGGCAGAACTCGGGCTCGCACCCGACCCGTCTCACCTGCACACGATCCAGATAGCCATCGCTCAAGCGGAGGGCGTCAGCACCCGGGACTTCTGGGCTGCGGCGCTCGGGTACGAATCGCTCGGCGGATTCATCGTCGACCCGCTCCGCCGCGGACCGCGAATGTGGTTCGATGAAATCGCCGCGCCAGGACGCGGACGCACCCACATCGACGTGGCCGTGCCGAATGATCGTGCGCAAGAGCGTGTGGCCGCAGTTCTCCGTGCGGGCGGGCGGCTCGCTGACGACGCCAACGCACCGGATTGGTGGACGTTCGCGTCACCGGACAACCACGGTGTGGACATCGCGGCGTGGGGCGACGTCCACGACCAGGCGTGA
- a CDS encoding GNAT family N-acetyltransferase, which yields MTQITIAPAAADRFDDAEHALTGGGDGASCQCQWWMMPNAEFQGLSTEERRERLQDEVRRAPAPALIAYVDGVPAGWVRVGPRSTQPRLARTQAIAPGMQGEFEDPDVWAITCFVTRREYRGQGVQGELLDAAISFAREHGARSIEGYPIDTSVGKHPSNDLYHGVLSTFERHGFREVARPKPDRVVVAIDVNRSDFRAR from the coding sequence ATGACCCAGATCACCATCGCCCCCGCGGCTGCAGATCGCTTCGATGACGCCGAGCACGCGCTGACCGGCGGCGGCGACGGCGCGAGCTGTCAGTGCCAGTGGTGGATGATGCCGAACGCCGAGTTCCAGGGCCTCAGCACGGAGGAACGGCGCGAACGGCTGCAGGACGAGGTCCGCCGGGCGCCGGCGCCCGCCCTCATCGCGTATGTCGACGGCGTCCCGGCCGGCTGGGTCCGGGTCGGACCCAGATCGACCCAGCCGCGGCTCGCCCGGACGCAGGCGATCGCACCCGGCATGCAGGGCGAGTTCGAGGATCCGGATGTCTGGGCCATCACCTGTTTCGTCACCCGCCGCGAGTACCGCGGACAGGGAGTGCAGGGCGAGCTCCTCGATGCCGCGATCTCGTTCGCACGCGAGCACGGCGCCCGGTCGATCGAGGGATACCCCATCGACACCTCGGTGGGCAAGCATCCGTCCAACGATCTCTACCACGGCGTGCTGTCGACCTTCGAGCGGCATGGCTTCCGCGAAGTCGCGCGACCCAAGCCCGACCGCGTCGTCGTCGCGATCGACGTGAACCGCTCAGACTTCCGGGCGCGCTGA
- a CDS encoding GntR family transcriptional regulator: MNARGAVLGDEVYSILGRAILDGTLQPGERLRDVDLAERLQVSRTPVREALQRLERFGLVEVSANRWTRVATPSENALRDTTEFMAFVVGGAFRTALSRCSEEQLSLILEAADAVIAASDAQDAPGIMAGTVMFFQQVIRATGNTVFISIMRESGLALQRNLRGWTPDIEDAASRSNSYRRLREAVAARDGAAAQHELLAINLLG, translated from the coding sequence GTGAATGCACGAGGAGCCGTGCTGGGTGACGAGGTGTACTCGATACTCGGTCGTGCGATCCTCGACGGGACGCTCCAGCCGGGCGAGCGGCTGCGCGACGTCGATCTCGCAGAACGACTCCAGGTGTCGCGGACTCCGGTCCGGGAAGCGCTCCAGCGCCTGGAGCGGTTCGGGCTCGTGGAGGTGTCGGCAAACCGATGGACGCGGGTCGCCACTCCCAGCGAGAACGCGCTGCGCGACACCACCGAGTTCATGGCGTTCGTGGTCGGCGGCGCGTTCCGCACAGCGCTCTCGCGGTGCTCCGAAGAGCAACTCTCGCTGATCCTTGAAGCTGCGGACGCCGTCATCGCCGCATCTGATGCCCAAGACGCTCCCGGCATCATGGCCGGCACCGTGATGTTCTTTCAGCAGGTCATTCGCGCCACCGGCAATACTGTGTTCATCTCGATCATGCGGGAGTCAGGTCTCGCCCTGCAGCGCAACCTGAGGGGCTGGACTCCCGACATCGAAGACGCCGCCAGTCGAAGCAACTCGTACCGCCGCCTGCGCGAAGCTGTAGCAGCACGCGATGGCGCTGCCGCGCAGCACGAACTTCTCGCGATCAATCTCCTCGGCTGA
- a CDS encoding FAD-dependent monooxygenase → MLDTTLSGWPHGHDANFAFLDRDSVILTPLPGDRWRAYIRPTSEDSDLVADATRIVERYAPGVSLVGVDNPTRFHCHTKVAARYREGRALLAGDAACLFAVAGPRHEYRHP, encoded by the coding sequence GTGCTCGACACGACGCTGTCTGGCTGGCCGCACGGGCACGACGCGAACTTCGCCTTCCTGGACAGGGACTCGGTGATCCTCACGCCGCTGCCCGGGGACCGGTGGCGGGCGTACATCCGGCCGACCTCGGAAGACTCCGATTTGGTCGCGGATGCGACTCGCATCGTGGAGCGGTACGCGCCGGGGGTATCGCTTGTCGGTGTCGACAACCCGACCCGGTTCCATTGCCACACGAAGGTGGCGGCTCGCTATCGCGAAGGACGGGCGCTCCTGGCCGGCGACGCCGCATGTCTGTTCGCCGTCGCAGGGCCACGGCATGAATACCGGCATCCGTGA
- a CDS encoding alpha/beta fold hydrolase, whose protein sequence is MTLTHIRRGSGRPLLLVHGLGAGWRSWAPILDGLAERREVIAVDLPGFGETPPLSGEVSIAALTDSVADFIRDQGLDGVSTVGQSMGGRIVLELARRGVGGDTVALDPGGFWSHRELVVFGATLRPSIALVRALRGMLPALLSSPVGRTLLLAQLSARPWALSKETVLPDVRGLADSPATGAAMDALTKGPTQQGAPAGTPPGRVTIGWGRRDLVTVPKQAARAIELFPDAVLHWFERCGHFPQWDVPREAARLILDSTE, encoded by the coding sequence GTGACGCTCACCCATATTCGACGCGGAAGTGGCAGGCCCCTCCTGCTCGTACACGGTCTGGGCGCAGGGTGGCGATCCTGGGCCCCGATCCTGGACGGACTGGCCGAGCGCCGCGAGGTCATCGCTGTCGACCTCCCAGGGTTCGGTGAGACACCACCGTTGAGCGGCGAGGTATCGATCGCCGCACTGACCGACTCCGTCGCGGACTTCATCCGCGATCAGGGGCTGGACGGGGTCTCGACCGTCGGCCAGTCCATGGGTGGCCGAATCGTGCTCGAGCTCGCGCGACGGGGAGTCGGCGGCGACACCGTGGCGCTGGACCCGGGCGGCTTCTGGAGCCACCGCGAGCTCGTCGTCTTCGGTGCCACGCTGCGGCCTTCGATCGCTCTGGTCCGAGCACTGCGAGGGATGCTGCCGGCCCTGCTGAGCAGCCCCGTCGGAAGGACGCTGCTGCTGGCGCAGTTGTCGGCCCGCCCCTGGGCGCTCTCGAAAGAGACCGTGTTGCCGGACGTGCGCGGACTGGCCGATTCCCCAGCGACCGGGGCCGCGATGGACGCCCTCACGAAAGGACCCACCCAACAAGGCGCCCCGGCCGGCACACCGCCCGGCCGGGTCACGATCGGGTGGGGACGGCGCGACTTGGTGACCGTACCGAAACAGGCCGCTCGCGCAATAGAGCTGTTCCCCGACGCCGTACTGCACTGGTTCGAGCGGTGCGGTCACTTTCCGCAATGGGACGTGCCGCGCGAAGCAGCTCGACTCATCCTCGACAGCACTGAATAG
- a CDS encoding FAD-dependent monooxygenase has product MNTGIRDSFNLAWKLAMVCKGDADARLLDSYEAERRPVALMVTASGDDFDTMQTLIADEDRAERDAAIRATFADPDGRRNEILAEAELNISYENSVIVTGPSSGLRAGQRLPAEVGLAHMTERSTRHILLVLGRSADRVSEVRDAIAKTYPGAFDSVVTVTTDHDALMTGVLRPDATEPITAEDVTILVVRPDGYIGHRSDGSDIGQVGEYLELIRSGGPRPHT; this is encoded by the coding sequence ATGAATACCGGCATCCGTGATTCGTTCAACCTTGCCTGGAAGCTCGCGATGGTTTGCAAGGGCGACGCCGACGCGCGTCTCCTGGACAGTTACGAGGCGGAACGTCGGCCGGTGGCTTTGATGGTCACCGCTTCCGGCGATGACTTCGATACGATGCAGACGCTGATCGCGGACGAAGACCGGGCGGAGAGGGATGCCGCGATCCGTGCTACCTTCGCGGATCCAGACGGCCGGCGCAACGAGATCCTGGCAGAGGCGGAACTCAACATCTCGTACGAGAACTCGGTGATCGTTACGGGGCCTTCCTCTGGGCTCCGTGCTGGTCAGCGACTGCCGGCTGAGGTCGGCCTCGCGCACATGACCGAGCGGAGCACCCGACACATTCTGCTCGTGCTCGGCCGCTCCGCCGATCGGGTCTCCGAGGTCCGCGACGCAATCGCGAAGACCTACCCGGGTGCTTTCGACTCTGTCGTCACAGTCACCACCGACCACGATGCGTTGATGACCGGCGTCTTGCGCCCCGATGCCACCGAGCCGATTACCGCGGAGGACGTGACCATCCTGGTCGTAAGACCAGACGGTTACATCGGCCACCGTTCCGACGGCTCCGACATCGGACAGGTCGGCGAGTATCTTGAGCTGATCCGTTCTGGTGGGCCGCGCCCGCACACGTGA
- a CDS encoding VOC family protein has product MHTIEFVTIEVDDVAEAEAFYAAAFDVSDRVRVRGAQEPSSGFRQFTLSLVVSQPATVRNVIDSATVAGATVLKSPAKSLWGYGGIVQAPDGTIWTVASSSKKVAGPATREIDEFVLQLGVTDVTASRQFYADRGFTVSKSYGRKYVELETGTVALTLNNRAALAKTAGIPADGNGSHRLSIGSTAGDFADPDGFIWKAPAG; this is encoded by the coding sequence ATGCACACGATCGAGTTCGTCACCATAGAGGTCGATGACGTCGCTGAGGCTGAGGCGTTCTACGCTGCGGCATTCGACGTGAGCGACCGGGTGCGGGTGCGGGGCGCTCAGGAGCCGAGCTCTGGATTCCGGCAGTTCACGCTCTCGCTGGTGGTGTCTCAGCCCGCCACTGTCCGCAACGTGATCGACAGCGCCACGGTCGCGGGAGCAACGGTGCTGAAATCACCCGCGAAATCGCTCTGGGGCTACGGCGGGATCGTTCAAGCCCCGGACGGCACGATCTGGACGGTCGCATCGTCATCGAAGAAGGTCGCCGGGCCTGCCACACGCGAGATTGACGAGTTCGTGCTGCAACTCGGCGTCACCGACGTCACCGCGAGCAGACAGTTCTACGCTGACCGCGGGTTCACGGTCAGCAAGAGCTACGGCCGGAAGTACGTCGAGCTCGAGACCGGCACCGTGGCGCTCACCCTCAACAACCGTGCCGCGCTTGCCAAGACCGCTGGCATCCCCGCGGACGGCAACGGATCGCACCGGCTCTCGATCGGCAGCACCGCCGGCGACTTCGCCGACCCTGACGGATTCATCTGGAAGGCACCCGCCGGCTGA
- a CDS encoding DUF2255 family protein, translating to MPNCRRELEIAAPLADGRRGQWTPIWVVVSAGAVFVRTWLRRDTGWYGRSVASRRAFVRMSASTLRLERLFT from the coding sequence ATGCCGAACTGCCGACGTGAACTGGAGATCGCAGCGCCTCTCGCTGACGGGCGCCGGGGGCAATGGACGCCGATCTGGGTCGTGGTGTCGGCCGGTGCTGTCTTCGTCCGCACGTGGTTGCGTCGGGACACGGGCTGGTACGGGCGGTCGGTCGCTTCGAGGCGTGCGTTCGTTCGGATGTCAGCATCCACCCTCCGTCTCGAGCGACTCTTCACCTGA
- a CDS encoding low temperature requirement protein A, whose protein sequence is MTDVLSRLGLRRMQPRDLAERHRVATPLELLFDLVFVVAVSQASQNLHHLISEDHVGQGVLAYLMVFFAIWWAWMNFTWFASAFDTDDWLYRLLTIVQMAGVLVLAAGIHAAMVEFDFLVVTWGYVIMRLAMVAQWLRAAASDRAARSTALRFAIGIALVQVLWVARLYLLDGSAAFWTFFVLVAAELAVPVWAESGGRTPWHPHHIAERFGLFTLLLLGESLLASANAMFDALAEGEHVPELLGLSASGLAVTAGIWWLYFAREQHGRLGSLTSGFRFGYLHYVIFAAAGAVSAGVEVEIDEITGHTEVSHAIAGLALTLPIALFALSAWAILLRPSVARWTSAAVVAGAVLIGLAGLLPAGEYVVAAVLLAAMVIVIEVDASRADRPESARPEV, encoded by the coding sequence ATGACCGATGTGCTCTCCCGCCTGGGCCTGCGACGCATGCAACCGCGCGATCTGGCCGAGCGCCATCGCGTCGCGACCCCGCTGGAGCTGTTGTTCGACCTCGTCTTCGTCGTCGCCGTCTCGCAGGCCTCGCAGAACCTGCACCACCTGATCAGCGAGGATCACGTCGGGCAGGGGGTGCTCGCCTATCTGATGGTCTTCTTCGCGATCTGGTGGGCGTGGATGAACTTCACGTGGTTCGCCTCAGCGTTCGACACGGACGATTGGCTGTACCGTCTGCTGACGATCGTGCAGATGGCGGGCGTGCTGGTGCTGGCGGCCGGCATCCACGCGGCGATGGTGGAGTTCGACTTCCTCGTCGTCACGTGGGGGTATGTGATCATGCGGCTCGCCATGGTGGCGCAGTGGTTGCGGGCTGCGGCATCCGATCGGGCCGCTCGGTCCACCGCGCTGCGCTTCGCGATCGGCATCGCCCTCGTGCAGGTCCTGTGGGTGGCGCGCCTGTACCTGCTCGACGGCTCCGCCGCGTTCTGGACGTTCTTCGTCCTCGTCGCAGCGGAGCTCGCCGTGCCGGTGTGGGCGGAGTCCGGCGGCCGGACGCCCTGGCATCCGCACCACATCGCGGAGAGGTTCGGGCTGTTCACCCTGCTGCTGCTCGGCGAGAGTCTGCTCGCGTCGGCCAACGCGATGTTCGATGCGCTCGCCGAGGGTGAGCACGTTCCCGAGCTGCTGGGTCTTTCCGCCTCTGGTCTGGCGGTGACCGCCGGGATCTGGTGGCTGTACTTCGCCCGAGAGCAGCACGGACGCCTCGGAAGTCTCACCTCGGGATTCCGCTTCGGCTATCTGCACTACGTCATCTTCGCCGCGGCCGGCGCGGTGTCGGCGGGAGTCGAGGTCGAGATCGACGAGATCACCGGACACACGGAGGTCTCGCACGCGATCGCCGGTCTCGCGCTCACCCTGCCGATCGCCCTGTTCGCACTCAGCGCCTGGGCGATCCTGCTGCGGCCGAGCGTCGCCCGATGGACCTCCGCTGCGGTGGTGGCGGGCGCGGTGCTGATCGGGCTCGCGGGACTTCTGCCCGCGGGGGAGTATGTGGTCGCCGCCGTCCTGCTTGCGGCGATGGTGATCGTCATCGAGGTCGACGCCTCGCGAGCCGACCGGCCTGAATCAGCGCGCCCGGAAGTCTGA